The following nucleotide sequence is from Pseudomonas sp. S09G 359.
AACGAACTTGGTGTACATGAACTGTCGCAAAAACGACCACACACCGAGCATTACCCGCTTGGCATGGCCCGGGTACGACTTCTTCATGGTCACGATAGCCATGCGGTACGAGCAGCCTTCCGGCGGCAGGTAGAAGTCGGTGATCTCCGGGAATTGCTTCTGCAGGATCGGCACGAACACTTCGTTGAGCGCCACGCCGAGAATTGCCGGCTCATCCGGCGGACGGCCGGTGTAGGTGCTGTGGTAGATCGGCTTGATCCGGTGGGTGATGCGCTCGACGGTGAACACCGGGAAGCTGTCGACTTCGTTGTAGTAGCCGGTGTGGTCGCCGTAAGGGCCTTCATCGGCCATTTCACCGGGGTGAATCACGCCTTCGAGGATGATTTCGGCGGTGGCCGGCACTTGCAGGTCGTTGCCACGGCACTTCACCAACTCGGTGCGATTGCCGCGCAGCAGGCCGGCGAAGGCGTATTCGGACAGGCTGTCCGGCACCGGGGTCACGGCGCCGAGGATGGTGGCCGGGTCGGCGCCCAGGGCCACGGAGACCGGGAACGGCTGGCCGGGGTGTTTTTCGCACCACTCACGGAAGTCCAGCGCACCGCCACGGTGGCTCAGCCAACGCATGATCACCTTGTTACGGCCGATCACTTGCTGGCGGTAGATACCGAGGTTCTGGCGGTCCTTGTTCGGGCCTTTGGTGACGGTCAGGCCCCAGGTGATCAGCGGGCCGACGTCGCCGGGCCAGCAGGTCTGCACCGGAAGCATCGCCAGGTCGACGTCATCGCCTTCGATGACAACCTCCTGGCACACCGCATCCTTGACCACCTTGGGCGCCATGGCAATGATCTTGCGGAAGATCGGCAGCTTCGACCAGGCATCCTTCAGGCCCTTGGGCGGCTCGGGCTCCTTGAGGAAGGCCAGCAGCTTGCCGATCTCGCGCAGCTCGCTGACCGACTCGGCGCCCATGCCAAACGCTACGCGCTCGGGGGTGCCGAACAGGTTGCCGAGCACGGGGATATCAAAGCCAGTCGGCTTCTCGAACAGCAGCGCCGGGCCCTTGTTGCGCAGGGTACGGTCGCAAATCTCAGTCATTTCCAGCACCGGGGAAATCGGCATCTGGATACGTTTCAACTCTCCGCGCTGCTCAAGTTGCTGCACGAAATCCCGAAGATCCTTGAATTTCATTAACCATGCCACCCGTAAAATAGGCGTACATCCTACCTGCTCTGGCGCTGGCTGGCAGCTTATCGCGGTGCATTTGGCTGCCATTGGCGCTTAAAAAGCCGGCGAAAAAAAAATGGCGCCCCTGAGGGCGCCATTTTTTCGGACCTGAAGCGGCGTGTTACTTGCGCTTCATCGACAAGAAGAACTCGTCGTTGGTCTTGGTGGTTTTCAGCTTGTCGATCAGGAACTCGATGGCAGCAACTTCGTCCATCGGGTGCAGCAGCTTGCGCAGGATCCACATGCGCTGCAGTTCGTCGTCGGCAGTCAGCAACTCTTCGCGGCGGGTGCCGGAACGGTTGATGTTGATGGCCGGGAACACACGCTTTTCAGCGATGCGACGGTCCAAAGGCAGTTCCATGTTGCCGGTACCCTTGAACTCTTCGTAGATCACTTCGTCCATTTTCGAGCCGGTTTCAACCAGCGCGGTGGCGATAATGGTCAGCGAGCCGCCTTCTTCGATGTTCCGCGCGGCGCCGAAGAAACGCTTCGGCTTCTCCAGGGCGTGGGCATCGACACCACCGGTCAAGACCTTGCCGGAGCTTGGGATCACGGTGTTGTAGGCACGGGCCAGACGGGTGATGGAGTCGAGCAGGATCACCACGTCTTTCTTGTGTTCGACCAGGCGCTTGGCCTTCTCGATCACCATCTCGGCAACCTGCACGTGGCGGGTTGGCGGCTCATCGAACGTGGAGGCAACCACTTCGCCGCGCACGGTGCGCTGCATTTCGGTTACTTCTTCCGGACGCTCATCGATCAGCAGCACGATCAGGTGAACTTCAGGGTTGTTACGCGCGATGTTCGCTGCAATGTTCTGCAGCATGATGGTCTTACCGGCTTTCGGCGGCGCAACGATCAGGCCACGCTGGCCCTTGCCGATCGGGGCGCACAGGTCGATGACACGACCGGTCAAGTCTTCGGTGGAGCCGTTACCGGCTTCCATCTTCATGCGCACGGTCGGGAACAGCGGGGTCAGGTTCTCGAAGAGAATCTTGTTTTTCGCGTTCTCGGGACGATCGAAGTTGATCGTGTCGACCTTGAGCAGGGCGAAATAACGCTCGCCTTCCTTAGGAGGGCGGATCTTGCCAACGATGGTGTCACCGGTGCGCAAGTTGAAGCGACGGATCTGGCTCGGCGAGACGTAGATATCGTCTGGGCCGGCAAGATAGGAGGCGTCTGCAGAGCGGAGGAAGCCGAAGCCGTCCTGGAGAATCTCCAGCACGCCATCACCGGAGATTTCCTCGCCGCTTTTCGCGTGCTTTTTCAGCAGGGAGAAAATCACGTCCTGCTTGCGCGAACGGGCCATATTTTCTATGCCCATTTCTTCGGCCAGTTGGAGCAGGTCGGTAATCGGCTTTTGCTTGAGTTCAGTCAGATTCATATAGGAATGACGTAATCATTTATGGAGGGGGGAAATTAAGCTTTTGGCTTAATGAGGCCGCGCCGCAGAGAAGGCGACAGGATCGCGTACTAATCGAAAAGGAATGCGTCGGCGACGGCTTGCAGGGGGCAGTGGAGAAACCAGTGCGGGGCCGAATGTACCACCTGAGTTTCGGAGCGTCTAGCCCTGTTTCACGAAAAAGCCCCGCTATTTGCGGGGCTTTTTTAACGACGTTTAGATGTTCGCGTCGAGGAATGCAGCCAGTTGCGACTTCGACAGCGCACCTACTTTAGTGGCTTCGACGTTGCCGTTCTTGAACAGCATCAGCGTAGGAATACCGCGCACGCCGTGCTTGGCCGGGGTTTCCTGGTTTTCGTCGATGTTCAGCTTGGCAATGGTCAACTTGCCTTCGTAGGTAGTTGCAATGTCGTCCAGAACAGGCGCGATCATTTTGCAAGGGCCACACCATTCAGCCCAGTAGTCAACCAGAACCGGGCCTTGAGCCTTGAGTACTTCGGCCTCAAAGGTCGCGTCGGTGACGTGCTTGATAAGATCGTTGCTCATGGATGTCTCCGGATTGTAAGCAAAAAAAACGTGGCCCATCATAGCCGCCCTTCCCCCGTTCAGGAAGCCGCCTCTGATTGAGTCTTGCTATGGCGGTGCATGAGTTTGGGTATAGCCCAATTCAGGGCGTTACCGGAGTCACGAAGGCGATACCGGTACGCAATGCCGCATTGCGCACGTGCTCCTGCATGGTTTTCTGCGCCGCCGCGCTGGCCCGACGGGCAAGGGCGCGGAGGATCTTGCGGTGCTCCTGCCAGGTTTCCATGGCCCGCTCCGGCCGGATGAACGGTAGTTTCTGGCTCTCCAGAAACACCTCAGCGCTGGCGCTCAGGATACTCACCATCGCCTGATTACCGCTGGCCAGCAGGATGCACTGGTGGAACTCGAAGTCCAGCCGCGCAGCCGCCTCGAAGTCACCGGCCTTGAGTACCTTGCGCATCGCCTCGACATTGTCCTCCAGGCGGTCCAGCTCATCGATGCTCAAGGTTACGGCCGCCAACCCCGCCGCAAACCCTTCAAGGGCGTAGCGCAACTGGAAGATATCCAGCGGCGTGGCCTGCGCCGCAAACGGCCAGGCAAACCCCGGTGAATCCTCCGCCGCTTGCACAAACACGCCTTTGCCCGGCTGCACGCTGACCACACCCAAGGCACTCAGGGACGACAACGCCTCGCGCAGCGACGCCCGGCTCACGCCCAACTGCACCGCAAGGTCGCGCTGGGACGGCAGTGCGTCGCCCGGCCCGAAGCCCTGCTCTTTGATCAGTTTGCGGATGGCCTGCAGGGCCGCTTCCGGTACGGCTTGGGCGATGGAATTCATAAAAGTTTCAAGGTTCCAGTCAACTGAACGGCTAGTTGTAAAGCTATTCGCAGCCGGCGGCAAGCCACGCCCCAAAGGGGCTCGCGCGGTTTTACCGGCGCTCGAAAAGGGTGCGAAAAACTCAATCACTGTTCAGACCAGTAAGACCACTGCAGCTCAACAAACTCCAGCATTGCAGGCCATTCGTAGCGTGCTGGCATGGGCTGTGCAATCACGCAAGGAAGTCAAATCCAGAAAATCCCTTCGCCCTTCTCGGAGAGTTGCCATGACCAAGCGCTACAGCGCCCTGCTTACTGCCCTGTTTGCCAGCCTGATGCTGAGCCAGGCACCCGCCCAGGCCAACGGTCTGGACGACATCGTCGCCCGTGGCACCCTCAAGGTCGCCGTGCCCCAGGACTTCCCGCCCTTCGGCTCGGTCGGCCCGGACATGAAGCCACGCGGCCTGGACATCGACACCGCGAAGCTGCTGGCTGACCAACTCAAGGTCAAGCTGGAACTGACCCCGGTCAACAGCACCAACCGCATCCCGTTCCTCACCACCGGTAAAGTCGACCTGGTGATTTCCAGCCTGGGCAAGAACCCTGAGCGCGAGAAAGTCATCGACTTCTCCAAGGCCTACGCACCGTTCTACCTGGCCGTGTTCGGCCCGCCTGACGCCGCCATCAGCAGCACCGACGACCTCAAGGGCAAGACCATCAGCGTGACCCGTGGCGCCATCGAAGACATTGAGCTGACCGCCGTGGCCCCCAAAGAGGCAACCATCAAGCGCTTCGAAGACAACAACTCGACCATCGCCGCCTACCTGGCCGGCCAGGTCGACCTGATTGCCAGCGGCAACGTGGTGATGGTGGCCATCAGCGAACGCAACCCGAAACGCGTGCCGGCGCTGAAAGTGAAGCTCAAGGACTCGCCGGTGTACGTGGGCGTGAACAAGAATGAGCCGGCGTTGCTGGAGAAGGTCAACCAGATCCTCGTCGCGGCCAAGGCCGATGGCAGCCTGGAAAAGAACGCCATGCAGTGGCTCAAAGAACCACTGCCTGCTGATCTGTGACGCGGAGCTGACTGATGGCCTATCAATTCGACTTTGTGCCGGTGCTGGCCAATACCGATCTGCTGTTGCGCGGTGCGCTGTTCACCCTTGAGCTGACGGCTATC
It contains:
- the ubiD gene encoding 4-hydroxy-3-polyprenylbenzoate decarboxylase, coding for MKFKDLRDFVQQLEQRGELKRIQMPISPVLEMTEICDRTLRNKGPALLFEKPTGFDIPVLGNLFGTPERVAFGMGAESVSELREIGKLLAFLKEPEPPKGLKDAWSKLPIFRKIIAMAPKVVKDAVCQEVVIEGDDVDLAMLPVQTCWPGDVGPLITWGLTVTKGPNKDRQNLGIYRQQVIGRNKVIMRWLSHRGGALDFREWCEKHPGQPFPVSVALGADPATILGAVTPVPDSLSEYAFAGLLRGNRTELVKCRGNDLQVPATAEIILEGVIHPGEMADEGPYGDHTGYYNEVDSFPVFTVERITHRIKPIYHSTYTGRPPDEPAILGVALNEVFVPILQKQFPEITDFYLPPEGCSYRMAIVTMKKSYPGHAKRVMLGVWSFLRQFMYTKFVIVTDDDINARDWNDVIWAITTRMDPKRDTVMIDNTPIDYLDFASPVSGLGSKMGLDATHKWPGETTREWGRVIVKDEAVMARVDAIWKELGID
- the rho gene encoding transcription termination factor Rho — translated: MNLTELKQKPITDLLQLAEEMGIENMARSRKQDVIFSLLKKHAKSGEEISGDGVLEILQDGFGFLRSADASYLAGPDDIYVSPSQIRRFNLRTGDTIVGKIRPPKEGERYFALLKVDTINFDRPENAKNKILFENLTPLFPTVRMKMEAGNGSTEDLTGRVIDLCAPIGKGQRGLIVAPPKAGKTIMLQNIAANIARNNPEVHLIVLLIDERPEEVTEMQRTVRGEVVASTFDEPPTRHVQVAEMVIEKAKRLVEHKKDVVILLDSITRLARAYNTVIPSSGKVLTGGVDAHALEKPKRFFGAARNIEEGGSLTIIATALVETGSKMDEVIYEEFKGTGNMELPLDRRIAEKRVFPAININRSGTRREELLTADDELQRMWILRKLLHPMDEVAAIEFLIDKLKTTKTNDEFFLSMKRK
- the trxA gene encoding thioredoxin TrxA, which codes for MSNDLIKHVTDATFEAEVLKAQGPVLVDYWAEWCGPCKMIAPVLDDIATTYEGKLTIAKLNIDENQETPAKHGVRGIPTLMLFKNGNVEATKVGALSKSQLAAFLDANI
- a CDS encoding FadR/GntR family transcriptional regulator, which encodes MNSIAQAVPEAALQAIRKLIKEQGFGPGDALPSQRDLAVQLGVSRASLREALSSLSALGVVSVQPGKGVFVQAAEDSPGFAWPFAAQATPLDIFQLRYALEGFAAGLAAVTLSIDELDRLEDNVEAMRKVLKAGDFEAAARLDFEFHQCILLASGNQAMVSILSASAEVFLESQKLPFIRPERAMETWQEHRKILRALARRASAAAQKTMQEHVRNAALRTGIAFVTPVTP
- a CDS encoding transporter substrate-binding domain-containing protein → MTKRYSALLTALFASLMLSQAPAQANGLDDIVARGTLKVAVPQDFPPFGSVGPDMKPRGLDIDTAKLLADQLKVKLELTPVNSTNRIPFLTTGKVDLVISSLGKNPEREKVIDFSKAYAPFYLAVFGPPDAAISSTDDLKGKTISVTRGAIEDIELTAVAPKEATIKRFEDNNSTIAAYLAGQVDLIASGNVVMVAISERNPKRVPALKVKLKDSPVYVGVNKNEPALLEKVNQILVAAKADGSLEKNAMQWLKEPLPADL